TCGGCGTCCCGGTCCTTCTTCTGGCCGGTGACGACCAGCGTGGTGTCGTGCTGGGTCAGCTCGATCTCGTCCGGCGAGAAGCCGGCCACCGCCATGGTGATGCGGTAGGCGTCGTCCGCGACCTTCTCGATGTCGTAGGGCGGCCATTGCGTCGACGGCTCGACCCGGGCGGCCTGGTCGAGCATCGAGAACAGGCGGTCGAAGCCGACGGTGGAGCGGTAGAGCGGGGCGAAGTCGTAAGTCCTCATGACCACATCCTCCTGAAGAGCAACGTGATGACGAGGGCCGCCGGAGACCTGGAGCATCGTCCGCGTCGTCGGACGGTGGGTCCGGCGCCCGAATTGCGAGCCCATCGGGGCCTCGCGCGCAGGGAACGCGCCGAGCCGCGACGGGTTCCGCGGATCGGCACAATTTTTTGGGCGGCCGCGACAGGGCCGCCCCTCCGCCTCACCCCTGCATCTTCGCCAGCATGGCGTCCGAGACCGCGAAGTTGACGAAGACGTTCTGCACGTCGTCCTGGTCCTCGATGGTCTCGACGAGGCGGATCAGCTTCTCGGCGGTCTCGTCGTCGACGTCGACGGTGTTCTGGGCGCGCCAGATCAGGGCGGTGCGGCGGGGCTCGCCGAAGCGGGCCTCCAGGGTCTTGGAGACCTCCCCCATCGCCCCCTGCTCGCAGGTGATCTCGTGGCCGCTCTCGTCGGATTTCACGTCGTCGGCGCCGGCCTCGATGGCGGCCTCCAGCATCGTGTCGGCATCGGCCACCTTGGCGTCGAAGGCGACGAGGCCGACGCGGTCGAACATGAACGACACGGCGCCGGTCTCGGCGAGGCTGCCGCCGGACTTGGTGAAGGCCGAGCGCACGTCCGAAGCGGTGCGGTTGCGGTTGTCGGTCTGCGCCTCGACGATCAGGGCGGCGCCGCCGGGGCCGTAGCCCTCGTAGCGGATCTCCTCGTAGTTCTCCGCGTCGCCGCCGGCCGCCTTCTTGATGGCGCGCTCGATGTTGTCCTTGGGCATGTTCTCGGCCCGGGCCGCCAGGATGGCGGCGCGCAGGCGCGGGTTCATCGACGGATCCGGCGTGCCGAGCTTGGCCGCCACGGTGATCTCGCGGGCGAGCTTGGAGAAGACCTTCGAGCGGACCGCGTCGACGCGGCCCTTGCGGTGCATGATGTTCTTGAACTGTGAATGCCCGGCCATGGTGCTCCCCGGCGGATGATCGTCCTCGCGCGCGGAGAGCGCCCGGCGGGGCTCTCGACACCGCGAGGGACGCGTGAGACAGCCGGCTTATAGGCGCCCGCCCAGGGGTAAGACAATGGCGCCGCGCGCGGTTTCCAGGCGCCTTCGCGGGCGCGAAAGCGCGGTGGAATCAGGCCCCTACGCGATGCGGATCAGTGCGCCGCACCCCCGATGATCGCCCGGCGCAGGCGGCCCGAGACGAGGTCGATCAGCGCCACGGTGACGAGGATCATCAGCACCAGGAAGGCGACCTGCTGCATCTCCAGCACCCGGATCAGCTCGGTGAGGTACTGGCCGATGCCCCCGGCCCCGACGATGCCGATGATGGTGGCCGAGCGGGTGTTCGACTCGAAGAAGTACAGCACCTGGCTCGCCAGGACGGGAAGCACCGCCGGCACCAGGCCGAAGCGCACCCGGTGCAGCCGGCTGCCGCCCGATGCCGTCACGCCCTCCTGCGCCTTGCGGTCGGCGGTCTCGATCGCCTCGGAGAAGAGCTTGCCGAACGCCCCGACATCCGAGCACGCGATGGCGAGCGCGCCGGCGAAGGGCCCGAGGCCGACGACGTTGATCCAGATCAGGGCCCAGATCAGCACGTCCACCGAGCGGATCACGTCGAAGCCGCGGCGGACCCCGAAGCGCAGGAAGGGGTTCGGCACCACGTTGCGGGCGGCGAGGAACGCCATCGGAAAGGCGAGGCAGGCCGCCGTCAGCGTGCCCAGGAAGGCGATCGCCAGGGTCTCCCCGAGCGCGGTCAGGAACAGGCCGAGGCGCCCTTGCGCCGAGGGCGGCAGCATCATGCCGGCGAAGTCGCCGAGGCGGTGCAGGCCGTGGAGGATCCGCAGCAGCGAGAAGTCGAGCCGGACCATCGCGACGACGGCAAGGCCGATGACCGCCGCGAGGGTGCCGAGGACGACGGCGCGGCGCGACCACGAGGCCCGGAAGACCTTGGGGTGGCGGGCGCGCAACCCGTCGAGGTCGGCGAGCGCGGCCTGGCGCAAGGGAGAGGGCGGGCGGCGTGTCACGCGTGGGCCTCCCGGCCGAGGAGGTGGTGGCGCAACCGCTCGGTGGCGAGGTCGATCGTCACCACGGTGAGGATGATGAGGAGCAGGATCGCGCTCACGTCCGCGTAGTAGAAGTTGCGGATCGCCACCAGGAACTCCTGGCCGATGCCGCCGGCGCCGACGAACCCCATCACGCCGGCCCCCCGCACGTTGATCTCGAAGCGCAGCAGCGCGTAGGAGGCGAAGTTCGACAGGACCTGCGGCACCACCGCGAAGCGCACGGTCTCAATGAGGCCGGCGCCGGTGCCGGTCAGGCCCTCGACCGGCTTCATGTCGATGTTCTCGACGACCTCGGAAAAGAGCTTGCCGAGCGCCCCCGTGGTGTGGATGGCGAGCGCCAGCACGCCGACCATCGGCCCGAGCCCGAAGGCGATGACGAAGATGAGGGCGAACACCACCTCCGGCACGGTGCGGCACACTTCCAGGAAGCGCCGGGCGCAGAAGCGGAGCGTGGCC
This is a stretch of genomic DNA from Methylobacterium sp. 17Sr1-1. It encodes these proteins:
- the phnE gene encoding phosphonate ABC transporter, permease protein PhnE gives rise to the protein MTVQIDRLPPERETTLLATYSGAVASTRLRTLAVFVAVGALYLLAGWMAEVRPLTFLDNIQNFTAYITQILPPLTWANLPADLAAWYWGLPKWLALLAETILMAYLGTLFGGLAAFVLCFLASANLVRSATLRFCARRFLEVCRTVPEVVFALIFVIAFGLGPMVGVLALAIHTTGALGKLFSEVVENIDMKPVEGLTGTGAGLIETVRFAVVPQVLSNFASYALLRFEINVRGAGVMGFVGAGGIGQEFLVAIRNFYYADVSAILLLIILTVVTIDLATERLRHHLLGREAHA
- a CDS encoding YebC/PmpR family DNA-binding transcriptional regulator, whose translation is MAGHSQFKNIMHRKGRVDAVRSKVFSKLAREITVAAKLGTPDPSMNPRLRAAILAARAENMPKDNIERAIKKAAGGDAENYEEIRYEGYGPGGAALIVEAQTDNRNRTASDVRSAFTKSGGSLAETGAVSFMFDRVGLVAFDAKVADADTMLEAAIEAGADDVKSDESGHEITCEQGAMGEVSKTLEARFGEPRRTALIWRAQNTVDVDDETAEKLIRLVETIEDQDDVQNVFVNFAVSDAMLAKMQG
- the phnE gene encoding phosphonate ABC transporter, permease protein PhnE — its product is MTRRPPSPLRQAALADLDGLRARHPKVFRASWSRRAVVLGTLAAVIGLAVVAMVRLDFSLLRILHGLHRLGDFAGMMLPPSAQGRLGLFLTALGETLAIAFLGTLTAACLAFPMAFLAARNVVPNPFLRFGVRRGFDVIRSVDVLIWALIWINVVGLGPFAGALAIACSDVGAFGKLFSEAIETADRKAQEGVTASGGSRLHRVRFGLVPAVLPVLASQVLYFFESNTRSATIIGIVGAGGIGQYLTELIRVLEMQQVAFLVLMILVTVALIDLVSGRLRRAIIGGAAH